One segment of Dama dama isolate Ldn47 chromosome 15, ASM3311817v1, whole genome shotgun sequence DNA contains the following:
- the FOXI2 gene encoding forkhead box protein I2 gives MAEYGDGSGPSAAPHGQARAAARPSGFARGDLGAAGAGPRLWLNAPALSSAPYAPGPVPAAPYGAPGPLLAAPGGLAGADLAWLSLPGQQELLRLVRPPYSYSALIAMAIQSAPRRKLTLSQIYQYVAGNFPFYKRSKAGWQNSIRHNLSLNDCFKKVPRDEDDPGKGNYWTLDPNCEKMFDNGNFRRKRKRRGEASAVAPSGPQSLAGAKTPELEPLGAASPDLRASASPPAPEAAACFSSLASAVGALAGGFSPFPGGLAGDFSFGRPTTIATHSPQVPGPAPGFAAGQQTAATGFRVGHFIYSREGTEV, from the exons ATGGCTGAATACGGCGACGGCTCGGGGCCCTCTGCGGCCCCGCACGGCCAGGCCCGGGCGGCCGCGCGCCCCTCCGGCTTCGCGCGCGGAGATCTGGGCGCAGCGGGCGCCGGCCCGCGCCTGTGGCTGAACGCGCCCGCTCTCAGCTCCGCGCCCTACGCGCCGGGCCCCGTGCCCGCGGCCCCCTACGGGGCCCCCGGCCCGCTCCTCGCGGCCCCCGGCGGCCTGGCAGGCGCCGACCTGGCGTGGCTGAGCCTGCCGGGCCAGCAGGAGCTGCTGAGGCTGGTGCGGCCGCCCTACTCGTACTCGGCGCTCATCGCCATGGCCATCCAGAGCGCGCCGCGGCGCAAGCTGACGCTCAGCCAGATCTACCAGTACGTGGCCGGCAACTTCCCCTTCTACAAGCGCAGCAAGGCGGGCTGGCAGAACTCCATCCGACACAACCTGTCCCTCAACGACTGCTTCAAGAAGGTGCCCCGCGACGAGGACGACCCGG GTAAAGGCAATTACTGGACCCTGGATCCAAACTGCGAGAAGATGTTTGACAACGGGAACTTCCGAAGGAAGAGGAAGCGGAGGGGGGAGGCGAGCGCGGTCGCACCGTCGGGTCCCCAGAGCCTGGCTGGAGCCAAGACACCGGAGCTGGAGCCCCTGGGCGCCGCCTCCCCTGACCTGCGGGCCTCGGCGTCCCCTCCCGCGCCCGAGGCCGCAGCCTGCTTCTCCAGTTTGGCCTCGGCCGTGGGTGCCCTGGCTGGCGGCTTCAGTCCCTTTCCCGGGGGCCTGGCGGGAGACTTTTCCTTCGGGAGACCCACGACGATCGCCACTCACAGCCCCCAGGTCCCCGGCCCGGCGCCCGGCTTCGCCGCTGGCCAGCAGACGGCAGCCACCGGCTTCCGCGTCGGTCACTTCATCTACAGCCGGGAGGGGACCGAAGTTTGA